The window CCGACAGTTCGTCGTTCGTGATCACGAGGTCTGCGGCGTTGCGTGCGGCAGCCGATCCGCGCGCGGCGATACCGACCCCGACATCGGCGGCGCGGATCGCGGCGGCGTCGTTGGCGCCGTCCCCGACCATGCCCACGACACAACCCGCTTCCCGGAGTGCCTCGACGACCTGGAGCTTCTGCTCGGGTGCGACGCGGGCAACGACGCCGCAGTCCCTGAGCAGGCGGGCCCGTCCCACCCTGTCCAATGAAGCCAACTCATTACCGGTGACGACCGTGACATCCTCCGGCCAGCCCAGGGCGATGGCCACGGAGCGGGCGGTCTGCGGGTGGTCGCCGGTGAGCATGACGGGGCGCACACCGACCTCTCCGAGACCGGCCACGAGCGGAGCGGAGCTGGGGCGGGGGGTGTCGGCCAGTGCCACGAACCCGATGAGCTCAAGCAGCTCAAGGGGCTTGTCGAGCGCTTCCCTCGCCTCGTCGTCCGTCGCGAGACGGCGCTGCGCGACGGCCAGGAGCCGCAGGCCCTGGCCGGCGAGGGAGTGTGCCTCTTCGACGGCTCCCGGATCCGTATCCGGGCAGCAGGGCAGCACGACTTCCGGCGCGCCCTTGACGACCAGCATGTTCGAGCCGTCCGCGTCTCTTCCGGTGGCGGCGGCGTATCCCCGACTCGCCTCGAAGGGCTGGGCCTGTACGATCGTCCACCCTGTCTCGGGCGGGGCTGCTGCCAGGACCGCCTCGTCCGTGGCATGGGCGTGGGCGCCCGGCTGCTCGGCGACGCGGGGGCAGGCCCGGGCGGCAATGCGGAGAATCCGTTTCGTCTCGACGGCGTCGGCCGGCTGGTCGGCGCCTGTGCCGCTGATCAGGCGGACGACCCGCAGCCGGTTCTCGGTGAGGGTCCCGGTCTTGTCGAAGCACATGGTGTCGACGCGTCCGAGTGCCTCCAGGCTGCGTGGTGTGCGTACCAGGACGCCGAGCTTGCTCAGCCGCCGTGCCGCGGCCATCTGCGCGACGGTCGCCACCAGAGGCATGCCCTCGGGCACGGCGGCCACTGCGACTGCCAGTCCACCGCGGAGGGCTGTGCGCACCGGACGGCCGCGCAACAGGGACAGGCCGACCACCGCGGCGCCACCGGCGAGGGTGAGGGGCAGCACCCGGCGGGTCAGCCGGTGCAGTCGTGCCTGAACCCCCGCCGACGTGGGGACCCGGGCGGCGAGGGACGCCGCGCGGCCGGCTTCGGTCTGGTCGCCCGTTGCCACCACCACTGCCCGGGCGTGGCCGGCCACCACCGTGGTCCCTTCGAAGACCATGCAACTGCGGTCGGCGACCGGCGCCTGTGGTACGGCGGCCACTTGTTTACGGGTGGGCAGTGACTCGCCCGTCAGGGACGACTCGTCCACCTCGAAGCCACTGACCTCCAGCAGCCGCGCGTCGGCCGGCACCACATCGTTGGTGCGCAGCTCGATCACCTCGCCGGGCGCCAGTTGCGCGGCCTCGACGACGGATGCTTCTTCTGCTGACGGGTGAGCGAGTCGCCGGGCGTTCTGCCGCTGCCCGGTCACCAGTGCGGACAGCGCCCGCTCCGCGCGCAATCGCTGTACCCCGCCCACCAAGGCGTTCACCGCCACGGCGGTGATGACCAGGAACGCGTCCACCGCGGAGCCCAGCAGTGCCTGCGCGGTGGCACCGACCACCAGAACGGGGGTGAACGGGTCGTCCAGTTCGGCCCACACGGCGCCGGCCAGACGTGCGCTCACCCGTGCAGGCGCGAGGGCCGGGTGCGTGGCGGCGGCGCCCGCGACGTGGCCGACCCGGGTCCATGCCACGGTCAGGGCGGTGGGCGCAGTGCATGACGCCTTCGCCAGCCGGGCCATGACCTGCTCGGGCTGCAGGGCGTGCCAGGGCACCCTCGGCGTCGGGTGGGGGGTCGTTCCGGCGGCGACACCGAGTGCGGCGCACCAGCCCATGAGCAGGGCCGCGGCAGTGGCGATATTGACGGGGCTGAGCCGCACTTCGAGGGGGAAGGGAACCCGCTGCGACCGAGCCCCCTGGGTGAGTACCAGGAGCTCGGAGAGCGTGGCGCCCGCCTCGGCGCAGAACTTCGCGCGCCGGCTGACCGCCCGCGCTGCGGGGACGGCTGACAGCAGCCGCCATACGCCCTCCAGTCCGCGCAGGGGAAGAAGGTCGGCGCCCCAGACGACAGCGCTGCGCTCGTCGGTGACCGCGACGGCGATGTCACTGCGGAGCAGTCCGTCGAGTACGTCGTGAGCGGCGGCAGTCAACTCCCGTTCAGCTGCTGCCCGGTCGTGCGGGACGCGCGCCACCGTGAGAACCGTTCGGCCCTCGTTCTGCAGGGCAGCCACCACCTCGGCCAACGGGATCTCGGCAGAAGCGAGTTGGTCGGCCATGGTACCGAACTCGCCGAGCGAGCAGTCGTCCACCACGACGACATGCAGACCGGCTCGGCGCGCTGCGTTCAGCGCGGCTTCGGCCATGGGGTCGACCTCCCAGCCGACCAGAACGGTGCCGACGTCCTTGCCCCGTACCGACGCGATCATCAGTCCCGCATCCGGTGCCGTCCCATCGGGCACCGGGCGAAGGCCGATGCCCGGCTCCTCGGACGGCATTGTCGCGTCCTCGGGCGCGCTGAGGGTTGCGGTGGCTTCCTGCCACAACCGGTGGTGATCCCAGCCGGTCGTGCTGGGGTGGACCTCGAGCACGGTGCGCCGAGTGCTGCGCAGTGCTGCGGGGTGCAGGACCACGGTGTCCACGAGCTCCAGTTGGCGCAGCCGCTCGGGGTCGCGGACCAGTACGTCCTCGCGTGCCAGGGCGCTGCCGAGAGCCGCGGTGAAGGCCGCCGGGCCGTAGCGTGCGGCCTTGGGCGAACCGGCCAGTACGGTCTCGGCGGCCTCGTCCATGCTGCGGGTGAAGAGGAGCTTGGTGGCGGCGCCGCCCAGCATCCCGTTGACCGCGGCAGCGGCATATTGCTCGCCCGGGCTGGGACGCAGCGGCGGACGCAGGACGTCGCCGTCGGCCACAGTCAGCCGGTCCGGGGCGCACAGCGTGTCGTGCACGGCGTCGAACGTCGCGAGCTGGGCCAGGGATTCCACCAACTGGGCACTCCGCAGTGCCGCGTCGAGCAGCAGCGGACTCGGCGACTGCCCGATCCCGCAGACGACCGCATGGGCCGCGGCCAGTACCAGATCGGATGCGTCCGGGCCCAGCGCACGGCTCAGCACCGCGCGTACCCGCGAGTCCTCTCGCATCACGACGACCGCGGCCACCATGGCCTCCGGCGCGCGCTTCAGAAAGGCCGCCCGGCCCACTAGTGCTACGCCGATGCCCGCCGCGTCGCACGCCAGGGCGACAGCGTTGGCGCGCACGCCCCCGGCGGCGCCCGGGTGCACGTGCTCCAGCGTCTGATCGCAGACGTGCACAAGCCCGTGTTCGGCGGCCAGTTCGGACACCTCGTCCGCCACCTGCTCGCCGACCGCGTCCTCGGTGGTCTGCACGACCAGCCGCCCCAGGCCGCCGTCCCAGTAGGCGATCAGCACGTCCGGGTGCTCGGCCAGCTCGAGGGCCACCTTTCTGGCGGTGGCCTCCAGTCGTTCCACGGTCCGAACGGGCGCGTCCGGATGGGGCTGCAGTGCGAGGTGCATCCGTGATCCGGCGCGCCAGTAACCGACCTGAGGAGTGATCGCGTTGCGGGCGACCCTGCCGACCCGCAGCGCGGTCGCCGACACCGCCGCCGCCCCGTCCGCCGCGCCGCGCGCACCGGCGTTCACGAGCTCAGCGGCCATCCGCGCCGCATCGGCGGTCGGTGTGGCGATCCGGCGTGTGGCCACGGCCGGCACGGCCAGGGCGGTCTGGAGGGCCACGGCGGGCAGCCCGGTCAGGAAGCGGAGCAGCATGTCTCACCTTCGCGGGCTAGCCGCACGGGGCCAGGAGCGGAACGGTCCGTGACAGGCGCCGGGCACGGAACGGTCGTAGCAACGGATGGGAGGCGGCCTCAGGGCTTCTTCCGCCCACCAGCCTTGGCGCGCGAGGTGCCGGAGGCGCTCGTGGCGGCGCGCTTGGACGAGCGGGCCTTCGCCGTCCCGGAGGCGGTCGATGCCTTGGCCGGGCGGGTCTTCGCCGTTCCCGACGCGGTCGATGCCTTGGCCGGGCGGGTCTTGGCCTTTCCCGTGGTGGCCGATGCCTTTTTGGCCGGGCGGGTCTTCGCCGCCCTCGTGGTGGTCTGCGCCTTGGCCGACCGGGCGGCCTGCTTCGCCTGCGGACCTTCCGTCCCGGCCCCTGCGGCATCCGTCGGACGCGGCTGCGTGAGCCACACCACCGCGGCGCCCGTCACGGCCACCGGCCACTCGACCACACCGGCTACACCGAGCAGCCCGGCACCGGTGTACGCCGCGACACGTCGAGCATGCGGCGAGACAATCCCGACGGAGTCCAGAACACCGTCGACGATCCCCTTGACCCGATCCGCGCCGGGTACCCTGTCCACCGCTGTCATCACCCTCCGCACGGGGTGCGCCAGTGCCTCCTGGACGGGATGCATCACCTTCGTGTCGCCTGAGCCAGACACATGGGAACTGTCAGTCATGGTCGCTCTCTCTCCGTCGGGCAGGTGAGACGGACGGCCCGCGGCCGTGACGTCTCTCACCTTTCAGCAACCTTGACAAGATCACGCAACTCCGGCAAGCCTGGACATATCTACTTACCGCCAAGTGAGGTAACAGGCGGTGGACGCCTCAACGCCAAGGGCCCTCCCGGCTGCGACCAGTCCGAGAAGACCAGCCGCCCGGTCCCGCCAGCGGGTCGCCGCGGATCGCTGACCGACACCCACGTGTGTCCTGGCCGCGAGGAGTTGAGGGCATGAGCGCCCATCCCGGCCCAGAGCCGACTTCCCGAAGGTTCGCCTACCGGCACCGGCACCGTCACCGCCGGACCGCGGCCTCCGCGTTCGTCGACTGACCCGCCTCACCCTGCACTCCGCCTGATCACCGGGCCGTTCGACGTGCTCAGTGGCAGCCCGATGTGTTCCGCAGGCGTCAGCCCCCTACCTCCAGTGGAGGCCGTTCATGCGCATCGAACTGACCTGGCCGCGCTCCGGCACCGAAGACCGGACCCTGACCCTCGCCCTCCCCGACCTTCCCGCCACCGGCCTGCTCCGCCCAGCCCTGCGGTACACGAGCCGGCTGTGCACTCCCGCCGCCCTCCGGCGCGCGGTCACATGCGCGGAGCCCTTCATCGGAGCCGCAGCCCACGCCGCCGGCGCGGACGCAGTCACCCGGGCCGCCCTGCCGTACGCCATCCGGTTCACCCGGCAAGCACTCGACAGCGGCACACCCGGCGCCATCCCGGGCCGGACAGCGCGAGCCATCCCCTCTCAATCGCACTCGCCGACTCCCCCACCGCCTGCGCTCTGAGCGTCGCACCGGGAATTCAGCCCCCTGCGCAAGGGCGCGATCATCGACGCACCCTGGCCCCACATGGAGCCTCTTCGCTCAACTGCAGGTGACTACCGTGGCGAAACCGTCGGACGGACGCGGACGCCGGCATTCGTGGTGAGCACAGTCTCCGCAACGGGAACCCTGCCGTCCGCACCGGACTGACACCCCGGCGGAACTTATATCGAACTCACGTTCGATGTATGGGTGACGCGGGTGAACCTGTCACTCGTGCGGAGGGGTCGGACTGCCACAGCCTCCTCGTCGATGTTCCCTGGTATCAGGCAGCACGGGAGGACTCGACATGGCGCCCATCAGCGGCGGTGCACGACAGCGGGCGGTACGCCGTGCCGCGTCTACAGTCCTGCTGATCGCGTTGATGACGTTGGTGCACGCAGTGTTCACCCCCGCCCCGGTGCCCTTCTCCAAGCTCGGCCTCGATCACAGCAGCCGTACCCTTCACGCAGGTCCGACGGTCGGCGCCGCCGTCATCGACCCGGCATCCTCGGAGCTGTCCTGCCCATCGGCTCCCAGCGGCCGCAGCGACGACCACAGGTGGCGGTCCGGCACAACCTCGATCGGCAAGCCGCGCCACACCCCGTCCGCAGCTACCGCGGTGGCGACCGATCCCACCTTCGGCACAGAGCCCACAGCAACTGGGCGCCGTGCGTGCGCGCCGGCGCCTGTAGGCGGAGCCGGCTCGGCCGCTTCTCCAACAGGTCTCGTGCTGCGCTGCTGACCGGCTCCGGCCGCACATCTCTCGTACACATCGCGCTCTGCCACGAGCGGCACTCGAGGTGCGGCCCGCCGTCGTCAACATCTACGTCACGTGACCCCGCAGGAGAACCCGTCATGCCCGCAGATGTCTTCGCGGCCGTGAGCGCACTGGTGCGTGCCGAAGCGGCTCGCCAGCCCGCCCCGCGCTCCGCGGCGCCGTTGTCGC is drawn from Streptomyces sp. NBC_01717 and contains these coding sequences:
- a CDS encoding cation-translocating P-type ATPase, with the translated sequence MLLRFLTGLPAVALQTALAVPAVATRRIATPTADAARMAAELVNAGARGAADGAAAVSATALRVGRVARNAITPQVGYWRAGSRMHLALQPHPDAPVRTVERLEATARKVALELAEHPDVLIAYWDGGLGRLVVQTTEDAVGEQVADEVSELAAEHGLVHVCDQTLEHVHPGAAGGVRANAVALACDAAGIGVALVGRAAFLKRAPEAMVAAVVVMREDSRVRAVLSRALGPDASDLVLAAAHAVVCGIGQSPSPLLLDAALRSAQLVESLAQLATFDAVHDTLCAPDRLTVADGDVLRPPLRPSPGEQYAAAAVNGMLGGAATKLLFTRSMDEAAETVLAGSPKAARYGPAAFTAALGSALAREDVLVRDPERLRQLELVDTVVLHPAALRSTRRTVLEVHPSTTGWDHHRLWQEATATLSAPEDATMPSEEPGIGLRPVPDGTAPDAGLMIASVRGKDVGTVLVGWEVDPMAEAALNAARRAGLHVVVVDDCSLGEFGTMADQLASAEIPLAEVVAALQNEGRTVLTVARVPHDRAAAERELTAAAHDVLDGLLRSDIAVAVTDERSAVVWGADLLPLRGLEGVWRLLSAVPAARAVSRRAKFCAEAGATLSELLVLTQGARSQRVPFPLEVRLSPVNIATAAALLMGWCAALGVAAGTTPHPTPRVPWHALQPEQVMARLAKASCTAPTALTVAWTRVGHVAGAAATHPALAPARVSARLAGAVWAELDDPFTPVLVVGATAQALLGSAVDAFLVITAVAVNALVGGVQRLRAERALSALVTGQRQNARRLAHPSAEEASVVEAAQLAPGEVIELRTNDVVPADARLLEVSGFEVDESSLTGESLPTRKQVAAVPQAPVADRSCMVFEGTTVVAGHARAVVVATGDQTEAGRAASLAARVPTSAGVQARLHRLTRRVLPLTLAGGAAVVGLSLLRGRPVRTALRGGLAVAVAAVPEGMPLVATVAQMAAARRLSKLGVLVRTPRSLEALGRVDTMCFDKTGTLTENRLRVVRLISGTGADQPADAVETKRILRIAARACPRVAEQPGAHAHATDEAVLAAAPPETGWTIVQAQPFEASRGYAAATGRDADGSNMLVVKGAPEVVLPCCPDTDPGAVEEAHSLAGQGLRLLAVAQRRLATDDEAREALDKPLELLELIGFVALADTPRPSSAPLVAGLGEVGVRPVMLTGDHPQTARSVAIALGWPEDVTVVTGNELASLDRVGRARLLRDCGVVARVAPEQKLQVVEALREAGCVVGMVGDGANDAAAIRAADVGVGIAARGSAAARNAADLVITNDELSVLIDAIGEGRALWRSVADAISILLGGNAGEVGFSVLGTLLSGTSPLSTRQLLLVNLLTDMFPAMAVAVTPHDPDPAGEPAAADTVPVGLAVLGQPLTRQIRHRGLITGIGAATAWLIGTLTPGSARRTSTMALCGVVGAQLTQTVVGRRHSPLVLATVLGTAAVLIALVQTPVVSHFFGCTPLGPLAWAGVAVAIGTASLGPHVLPQAEQMLGDLTARLRPVVRLVH